The proteins below come from a single Mustela nigripes isolate SB6536 chromosome 14, MUSNIG.SB6536, whole genome shotgun sequence genomic window:
- the NCMAP gene encoding noncompact myelin-associated protein isoform X1, whose amino-acid sequence MDGPWSCLQSPFAITVLFAITVPVSADLLSTDKEYPACPKGGLHPEVGPLEVTLKGLRRNLCPGGLGQLRYWIEMTTATPLGGTTFFSLNVTTREEDFLYKSSGAIVAAIVVVVIIIFTVVLILLKMYNRKMRTRRELEPKGPKPASPSALGSNNNSSQHPPTVTFSPVDVHVETR is encoded by the exons ATGGACGGGCCGTGGTCCTGTTTGCAGTCACCGTTTGCAATCACCGTCCTGTTTGCAATCACCGTCCCCGTCTCTGCCGACCTTCTGTCCACAGAT AAAGAATACCCTGCCTGTCCGAAAGGAGGTCTGCACCCAGAAGTAGGCCCCCTTGAGGTCACCTTGAAGGGTCTGCGGAGGAATCTGTGTCCTGGTGGCCTTGGGCAGCTGCGTTACtg GATCGAGATGACCACAGCCACCCCTTTGGGGGGTACTACCTTCTTCTCCTTGAACGTGACCACCAGAGAAGAAGACTTTCTGTACAAGA GTTCTGGAGCCATTGTTGCTGCCATTGTGGTAGTTGTCATCATCATCTTCACTGTGGTTCTGATCCTGCTGAAGATGTACAACAG GAAGATGAGGACCAGGCGGGAGCTGGAGCCCAAGGGGCCCAAGCCAGCCTCcccatctgccttgggctcaaacAACAACAGCAGCCAACACCCTCCTACTGTGACCTTCAGTCCTGTTGACGTCCACGTGGAAACTCGATGa
- the NCMAP gene encoding noncompact myelin-associated protein isoform X2: MIEMTTATPLGGTTFFSLNVTTREEDFLYKSSGAIVAAIVVVVIIIFTVVLILLKMYNRKMRTRRELEPKGPKPASPSALGSNNNSSQHPPTVTFSPVDVHVETR, translated from the exons AT GATCGAGATGACCACAGCCACCCCTTTGGGGGGTACTACCTTCTTCTCCTTGAACGTGACCACCAGAGAAGAAGACTTTCTGTACAAGA GTTCTGGAGCCATTGTTGCTGCCATTGTGGTAGTTGTCATCATCATCTTCACTGTGGTTCTGATCCTGCTGAAGATGTACAACAG GAAGATGAGGACCAGGCGGGAGCTGGAGCCCAAGGGGCCCAAGCCAGCCTCcccatctgccttgggctcaaacAACAACAGCAGCCAACACCCTCCTACTGTGACCTTCAGTCCTGTTGACGTCCACGTGGAAACTCGATGa
- the NCMAP gene encoding noncompact myelin-associated protein isoform X3: MTTATPLGGTTFFSLNVTTREEDFLYKSSGAIVAAIVVVVIIIFTVVLILLKMYNRKMRTRRELEPKGPKPASPSALGSNNNSSQHPPTVTFSPVDVHVETR, from the exons ATGACCACAGCCACCCCTTTGGGGGGTACTACCTTCTTCTCCTTGAACGTGACCACCAGAGAAGAAGACTTTCTGTACAAGA GTTCTGGAGCCATTGTTGCTGCCATTGTGGTAGTTGTCATCATCATCTTCACTGTGGTTCTGATCCTGCTGAAGATGTACAACAG GAAGATGAGGACCAGGCGGGAGCTGGAGCCCAAGGGGCCCAAGCCAGCCTCcccatctgccttgggctcaaacAACAACAGCAGCCAACACCCTCCTACTGTGACCTTCAGTCCTGTTGACGTCCACGTGGAAACTCGATGa